GATTGAACCCAATCGAAAAACAACGAAACACTGGTGCCTGCTCATATTTGTTGACTTTTACATCAATCATTAGCTAATCCAAAATGGATAGCTGTGGTATAAGGTTTTTACTAAACTAATAACGAATGCTGAACAAGGTGCCTGTTACTCACGCTTGATTGGTTACATTTAACATCAATCTCTCGAGAACACGTTCCACACACAATTGGGGACGGGCGCCTTTTGTATTTACGTATTACGTAGTCACACGTGACACTAGACTGTTAGGGCCCGGATGCGGAGCATGCGCCACAGACTCCGTCAATAATCCAGTGGGTCGGgctacacatacagtatctaccGAGAATGGTGCGCTTCAAGTCCCGGTGAGGCTTTACGGTTTCCGTTCTTTGTAGCTCACGCCAGCTTTCCCTTGCGTTTAGCGCTGACTTTTTTTGGCAAATtcgcaaaatgaaaagcaaacaggcGGTTTCAAGAGcgcatttcttattttaaaatcattaacgGTTGTGCAAGGCAAGACTCATCCTTTGTGAAACTCGAGCGCACCTTAAGTTAAAAATTCTAACACTCCGGCTTGGGACATCTGGAATCAATGTGTGCAGGGGGAGCTTGCCTGGGTCCCGGTAGCGTCGCCATGAGAAATAGACACATGGAGTAGAGCAGGTGAGCCGCACAGGAAATAACGCAGGTCAAAGGGCGAGTGGGCGCGCCTAGACGGGTCATTAAAGAGTGGCTGGCATAAAAGTAGGAAGTCCGCTTGAGGTATTCAGTCAGACCGATAGGTCCTACATAATTTCCACATTTGCTGCGTTACGACATATGCACGGTACAGGCGACCACCCAAAATAATGCCATGGATGGTTGTGCGTTCTCTTTGTTTTGCActttcaggttttgtttttccagtggcTTTCCTTAGTTGCTGTTGTCCATGAGACGGTCATGAAGAGGTTGTCGGTGAGACTACAGAGCCGTCTCTACAGTCACATTTGCGGTTGGCACACTAGGGTGTGATGAGCGCCACTGCTTGTATGGAGACTGATATCTTAGATTGTCTTTGTTCTGTGTGACCAACTACGTGCTGCCTTTACAGATACCTGCTGTGCGAGATTTCATTTGCCAGCCCTAATGGCTGGCAGCATGTAGATGAAAAGAAGTTGCATCGTGCCATCCTGGAGGCAATTCAAAAGGTCCACGGCGACTTTGGGGTTGCCTGCTGCGCCGTGTCCTTTGCAGGTAACGTATCCTGCTCGTGCCCTTGCATTGCTAATGCCTGTGGTGGCCATTCACTCaataccagttttttttttttaatctccttcaCAGTTAAGTACCTCAACACTTACACTGGTATTCTACTTCTTCGCTGTCGGAAGGCCCATTATCGCTTACTCTGGTCAACACTGGCTTTCATCCACCAGCTGGGcaagaaagagacttgtgttaTCACCTGCATACATGTCGGCGGTAAGCATTCTTTTTAAGGCGGGCGACTCTGACAGCAGAGAGGCTCGTTAAGTAAAATGGCCTTCTTGTAGGTACCATTCGAACGTGCCAGAAGTTCCTTATTGGATACAACAAGCAACAACTGCTACGTAAGCTGCCGGCCTGTAAAAGTGaaggtgagtgagtgagagcgCCTGGCTATTGGCAGGGATGCTCATGTTGTCAACAAGCATGCAGAACGGTAACCACCGGCTCAGACGACTAACATGTGACCCCATCCCGCAGCGGAGCGCACAGCCTTACAAGAGGCAGTGAGGAGCTGCTCGCTGAAGGAGCTACAGGAGGATGTGGTGTCGGCTAGCGAGGAAGACTCCAATTAAGTCAACGTGTGGACTCACGCTACCAGaagtattacttttttttaatggctcattttgtatgtacagctttttaaataaagcactGCCGTCaaatattttttccctcatttttgTGGGGCAATGTGTTTAAATTACCTTCTCCCCAGTCAGACCCCCGTACTGTCATGGGTTCTCGGTCACAGTCCGGGATGGCCACTGgggttgcaggtttttattccaactaggTTCTTAACAAAGCAGTaaatgctgataatgaaacttggtattgaacgAGTCAActtgttaatgcttgcattcataCAAGAGCAATTAGAATTGCACTGTAGCGTTTCCTTCTCCGAGAACGTTTTGTatacaagaatagattttaaacttggccattccaattcccctctcattcattttaaaacatttttatcagATAGTTAATTGTAAACACTGgtgttttgtttaagaaaacaggcaaaaattttaaatgcagtTGCTAAAACTTAAGAAGGGTGCTGAATGGTAACGGGCAAGCAAATTAAAATTGGGcccaaaaaatgtattgctttagtagtaaatacaAGGGTTCTAATTAAATGGTTTAAAGTGAAAACCAGCATGACACTAACTGAGGACCCTCTGTTCATTAAATTTGTCTTTCATGAATAAAAGCACTTAATgcatagagttaaacaccaactttcattatcagcaaatactgagttctaattaggacactggctgTAATAAAAATCCATAGCAACTGCAGCCCACTGTGACTGAGGACTCCTGATTTAggtcttcctatttatcttcagtctTCTTCAAAGTCCTCCTCCATTCTGGTGTAACACTACACAGTGTGGTCCTTATAAAGCCTGCAATATCTCACGAGTTAGCACCTCTACAACTGGAACACACAACGGTATTTGGGGTCAGTTACTCCAACAGCACCCAGGTTTGCACTTGCTTGTACATAAGCTGGGCAAATCTACAAAACATTACCACTTGATGTTAAACTTTATTCTGCTGCTTGTCTCTATTTAGTGATATCATCAATGAGTAGTTAAAGGTTtgttatccaatctgctatagtTTACAAGGAGGAGATATGAAGGAAGACACAAACATCCTGCCTCCACCCCCCACTAGACATGGCATTGCTGTAGCCCACATACAAAATGTTGAGCATGCAAGCAGTACCTATGAGTGAGCAGTTTTTATCTACAGCTGTGAGGGGACAATACTCCAAGGGATAAAGGTAACCTTGCTTTTAGTGCTGCATTTTCAGAGCAACAGTCCACTATGTACTACTGTAAACACCACCACCCCAAATCGATGCAATAGCTCAGCTGTAAGAAACCAACAATGCTGATCAACGAGGTCATAGCTAGCTAAATAACACCATCATGTGATTCAGCTACAGCAGCAGAGCCATCTACCATACAACAGATCAGACTGTTTGCCTGCACTTAATGTCCACAATCCCCTGAAACACAATTAAGCACAGATGTATGTATAGCTTCTGAAGAGTCATGTCAAAACTGAAGGCATTTGGGGGCAGGGGTTTGGATGATCCCAGCTCTATCACGAGAGCAACTAAGGGGCCTCTGGTGAAGTCATCAGTGCTTTGAGCCTTCAATAGCAGGCCCATCTATGACAGACCAGGATTTCAGACAAAGCTGCAGTTTTTCCACAGCCCTATTCTTACCAacatcttgtgtgtgtgtggttacCAAGACAGAGTAAACCTGCCTCCAACAGTGGGTTCTGTCTTAACTGGTTCATTGGCTTTTTGCAGTTTGTGATTGTGTTGTGGAGGTGGAGTTGTGGAGTGAGCCAGTACAAGAACAGGGGAAAGAATAGAGAACAGGGCAGAGAAGCAGGAGAACAGCATTATGTACATGAGGCAGGAATAGCCAGCCAGGATGGTCTGTTCTCTAGATGTGGATCGTATGCACTTAATATTGGTAGAGTTGGGTGTAATCAAGCTGTAGTCCTACCCCAGGAATTCAAGGTATACCAGTGGTACAATAAGAATGACAACTAACCTTGAACAGCCTGGCCAATGGCCGTTCCAGACACCCAAGACAAGGGGTCAGGATTGAGAGGCCCACAGCTGTTGCTGTCTCCATCAGCCAAGCAAGCAAAGGGACAAAGATGGAGTGGGGCTGGGCTTGGCTTCTGCCAGACCACGAAGGACTGGATGGCTGATGATTTGCTCTGTTTTAATTCTAATTGTATTTTAACTCGGGGACagtcatttttatggatttactcattgaagttttaataaaatcacCTTGGTACCTTAATGCACCTAGCCCTTGCTCCAGTGAGTCTGATCTCAGGTGACATGGACAATGGTTGGTGCAAGATGATCACAGGATGCAACAAGTAACATGGAGTCAAACCACACCTTGTAGTTTCTAAAATGAAAGCTGTTCATAAATGGCCACACCATACAAAACTGCTGGGAAGAACAtttgagagaggaaaaaaaaaacaaaaaaaaaaaaccccacaccaATGTGTCAAGGCTTCGTTTTAACTGTGCTTAAATGCTAAGACCGAGGGTAGTGTGGCATGTTTTCCCTCTGGCTTCTTGGGCAGCACAAGACTCTCCCAAACAGCACTATTCCCAACCACTTTAAAGCAAGCCCTCTGGCAAAGCCACGAAACACCCCGGAGTACAGTAAGACCACAAAGACAGACACTCATTGCCAACCTATACTTTCCTTTATTTCAGAGGAGGTCTATCACAAATCTAAACCctttaagaaacaaaatgtaacaaatgagCTTTTCCTGGCTTTGTGAAcctcaagaaaaaacaaaaacaaaaaaaaaaaaaaaccaaaacctgTACAGAATGGTAACAGGGTCTTTCTGAAAAAGCAGCAACAGAAATTATATAAGTGGTTTAGACAAAAAAAAGCAACAGGGGAAAAAACTCCTGTCATCACAACAGATGTAGGTGGGTGCACAGACCTCCATCATCCTTGCCTTGAATTCCAGAACTGTGTGAATGCAGTCAAACTGTTAACAGTAAGTGCATCAGAGTTTTTAAATGAACTGCAAAGAAAAATCGCCCAATGAGCCCCACTTCAGCATTAACAATTACAACATAACACAGAACCTAACCAGGACGGTCCCATCAGCAGTCAGAATGTGGGCGTTATCAGTATCATAACTGGATGGTAGGCCAAGCTTAGAAGCCTCCTATTCACAGACTGTACTAGAAACACTGGTAACAACAATTCTCTGATCAAGGAGCTGTGGGGTCCCCACTAGTGGGTGGTCTACATTCTGATATGCTTTTATGTCTTAGCTTTGGCAGTAGATGTCCCCCATAATACTGTACAGACTGCTAGTTTCCCCAAAAGGGATTGGGGGCTAACACATTAAAACAGGGGCCTATATTGCATATCCTGGTGGTCTACAGGATGGGGGAGAAAGAATCCCAGCAGTGATGGAGTGGAGACTTGCAGTGTTGGGTTGCCCAGTAAGGGGCAGGCAAGATGGCAGTATCAGTGGGCAGTCTTTTTGATTGTTCAGGTGAGGAAGCAGGAGGCCACAAGAGTGTTCTGCAGTATTAGCAGTAAACCTCAGACACACCACCCCCAACCGAACAGACTCTTCTGCTTTTGGGGGAGGGGGCGGGGGGttgagaggggaaaaaaaaaaaaaaaagacctggtTACATCAAGCACAAAGCTTCCCAAATTTTAAGATTTGCATTTCTGATAAGTCACCCTTGCACTCAATcaagaacatataaaaaaaaaaacagcaattaaaaCCAGGATGCCAATATCTGTGGTACAAAGGGTGATGGGGTCTCTACAGTGTCTTGCCTTTTACTTTGTATGAACAACAGAGGTACTAAACAAGAgcttttgcttctttttcttcttctttccatttTTATCTCCTGGAAGGACAAAAATCAAGACAAGGAAACCGAGATGTCAAAGCAATTAAGCTGTTGTTCAAGTGAAGGTTTACACCAAACCCACATAAATTTGCTCACCTGCATTTCCAACAAGCCCTGGTGGTGGTCCTGGAATCTTGTCCAACTGAAGTAAGGCTGCTTCAAATGCCtgactgaatgaattctgaaAGTTGGGCACAGGGGCTCGGTCTGACCCATCACTCTCCCCATCACTGTCAGGGGCTGGTGGTGCAAGCAAGGATTCAGCTGGAGCAGCAAAGGGGAAACGTAAGGGTGGAGCACATTTAAGCAGGATGTAAAATCAACTCAAGAGTCCGTTTATATAACACTATGCATACAGTACTGACTTAAGACAGGCCCAGTAATACTCCCCGTTGCCTCTACTTCAGTGTAGCTTTGTCACTTTTTAAACACCAAGTACAAGATCTTAATGAGAAATGATTGTGTAATAAAGTTGTTTCCACGGTGTAGCTTTACAATAATTCAGACCTTTTATTGGAGCTGCTTTTGGCCATCCATCTGCTTTTGCCTTTCCTTCTCGCAGCATCTGTGATGTGGGAGAGAGAAAATCCAAACATTGAGGGAGGTTAGGAGGTTTAAAGCagatattgattttctttttatcacaGATGTCTGCATCCTATCATGCTCACCTGGGCAAAGGAGGGGCAGTGGGCATCTTCCTCCAAGCTCTTTCCATACTGTTGTGGGCTTCCACTTCCTAAGCATGGGAAGAGGACATGGCAGTCTTTATAGGATAAAAAGGAGAATGCAACTGAGCCAAACTCAAAATGTACACTagaacaaattttaatttttaacattgcaCTTGGCCAAAAACCAGAGATATTTCACTaactgaagagaaagaaaaaatttttaGGTTAACTGCTGTTAACAGTCACTGTAATCCTATATACAGAGGTGGCACTCAAGCTAAACACCTTACTTTACTAGATGGACTACAGTAGACAGATATGGCAGCAGCCAAAACCACAAGAAAACGTACCTGAAGGAGGACTTGATGCTATGCCATTTGAAAGGTGGTATAAATTAGAGTGGTGGCTGTGGTCTAAAGGAGGAGAACCAAAGGCTGGAAACTGCTGCAAATTTTCCAAACCAATATGAACCTCTGGATCTGAAACATCATAGATTTGACATTCACTTTGGGGTGGTGGTTATTAACTATAAAGCTAAGTATTACTTAAGTTCTTCAGATATTCTCCGGATTAGCAAAGACTAACAATCACTTACACTTTCcctgtttcttgttttcctccaTTTCTATTCTCCATTCCCTCCTCCGCTCATCACGAGCCTTCTTCTGACGAAAGCGTTTTCGCTTTTCAATGTCCTCTATTGAAgaaataaatcatattttaaaaaggcTATAAAATGGATGATCAGAATGAGatgcggggaaaaaaaaaaaaaaaaaggatatactACACACAGGCAGAGGGTTCTAAACAGACTCTGCGTTTAAtcctaaataaaacattttcatccaGTAGGGATTTCAGACATCCTCAAATATAATCCTTGCATATGCCAATTTAAATTAGAATATTTGAAATAACagttttcattacatttatatagcgtttttttTTATGCACAAAGGATTCTAACCTGTAAAAGTTAGGAGGGTTTCCTTTGACAGTAATGGGGGTTGCAGTGCCAGTTCACAAATGCTGAACTCACAGGTCAATGGGAGGTGAGATAGGTAGCGGTGTCTTCGACGCATTTCCTAAAAGGAAACAGTTATTCAAAACAGGACAAGACATGTTTGACAAGTCACtcacaaactttattttatatacatgcaTCTCCAgccatccataaataaataaaataaaattaaaaacatacaaaaaaaaaaaaaaaaggtatttttccAAGGCTAAGTACAAATACAGCCACTGGGGTTTCAGAATAAATAAACTGAATGCATCGATTTTAAAGTCCAGCACTTTTAGCCTCACTGTTAAGCAGCACCTTATGATGCACACCTGGACCTTTGTTCTTAACAATGCCAGTGTGCATATGCACATGTACTGGTGATGTGCTTCTTGTTCTAGCTTTCTAGTCTCACTCAGTTTTTGAAGTTGTGAGAGaatcatttattataataataataataataaatctatctatattgcacttcatgttttagaaatctcaaagtgctatagagtaaaaaaaaaaataagaaaatctatttatactttaacaaaatatcttttttaaaaagatgtttttagattctgtttaaaaacatcagtcgactgtggggctctccgGTAGTCAGGGATGGCggttccacagtctcggcgccacagatgaaaaagccccatcacccatactgcgaagcttggttctagggacttggagagtgttagtgtgtacagagcggagagtgcgtgaggaggtatgaggggtaaggagttcctgtaagtaaagggtggcatgtccatagatgcactgaagggtgaggagaacgaccttgtactcaattctgagtgggacAGGGAGTCAGTggagggttttcaggattggggcgATATGgttatgctttcgcaccctcatcaggatcctggcagcgcaatcctgaatatactggagtctctgaatactcttgccaggaatcccgatgaggagcgcattacagtaatccagcctggagaaGACAAAGGGCATAGACAAGCTTTTCTGAATCTTCCAGGGTGAGTTAGTTGGAGTTTAGCAATTATTCTTGAGATGGTACAAAGACGACTtcgaggtgtttgatgtgggtgtTATAGGCGAGTcgagggtccattttaacacccaaattggtgacaTAAGGAGAATGGGGAATGTTTAGGCCAGCGAAAGCGATACTAGTGATGGCAGGCgagcggagatggtgtgatgtgccaactaagatagcttctgttttggatctgtttagctgaagaaaattgagcctcatccagGCCTCTgtctcctccaggcaggtagtcaatgtagatattggcagaggagcagtagaggaggtgggggtagtcaTGAGGTAAAAcagagtgtcatcagcatagcaatgaaaaCAAACCCTGTCTGCTAATTACATTTCCAAGAGAgagcatgtagatggtaaaaaggatggggcatatcacagagccctgtgggacattaCAGGTGACGCTGTAggtatgagattttgcgctgcccagggcgacatgctcagttctgccggtcaggtaagatgtgaacATTTCCTGAGAGTCCAATGATGTATTTCAGGCGGTGAAGGAGAATGTTGGTCTactgtgtcaaaagcagctgtcaggtcaaggaggatgagtaaagaaggggaaccagCTTCTGCTGTTATCagatcattggtgaccctgaccagggctgtttcggtgctatagCCAGGgaggaaaccagactgaaaacttttcaaacagattattcagtttgagatgatcatgaAGTGGTGTTGCAACTATTTTTCCCAGAACttgagagaaatggaagattggagatgggcctataattggagagaatttcagaatccagggtgggttttttcagtagaggtctgaggacagcagtttttagagtgaagaaggaatatggccagctAAGAGGGACTGGTTTATGATCTTGGTGAGAAGTGTAGAGACAGCAGAGACGTTGGCCCTCAGCAAGGATATCTGTGGTGGAGAGGTGTAAGCGGATGTTATcaactttttgtttgaagaaattgaTGTGCATATTGCACCTCTCATCGGTGGCCTCAGAGTAggcaggtgaaggaggtttgagaaggtgatttatagGACACGCCCAGCCATCTTCATTTTTTCGCAGGtgtaccaaggtgctgagcaCGAGAAGGAGACAGACCTGGAGGTTAAGGGGGCGTGgaagtccaggagactgctcagggacTAGTTGTAAAAATCcacaaggtcagcaacagagaGGGAGCCGATAGGGTCAGAGGAGAGAAGTTTAAGGTCAAGGGCCAAAGCATCCACAgtgatgttcttcagatttctgaaatggatATGTCGTTTTAGTTTTGTAATGGGGGGGAAGAAAgggcagctccattgacactactttgtggtctgaaataccaagagcATATACCTATATTACTGATTAAGGCAGAATTTGTaaatgaccaggtcaagtgtGCGACCCCTGGAATGTGGGGGGGGACATCAACATGATGTTGTAGATTGAGAGAATCTAGTAGCTCAAGGAAATCACCTCCtagaattatgatgttggcagaggtagcaCAGAGTGTTGAGAGAAGAGCAGTCATTTCCGGGATGAAGGCAGACTTGGGTTTTGGAGGTCGGTAGATAAGgggaacagtcatgggaaaaggaggcttacatttaaatgcaaggcacTCGCAGGAAGATGTTGCAGGTACCAAGACATGGGACAACCCCATCCGGACAGTGGATGATAGCTAAGCCACCACCATGCCCAGTGCTGCAAGCTGCCTCCAAGTAACTGTATCCAGGGGGACAGGCTTCATTTAGGGCAAAGtaaacctctgactggtgccatgtttctatcagacacatgaagtcaagtcctttctccctgatgtgttaTTCAATCAGTGTGGCTTTATTGCAGAAGGATTGAGAGTTAAACAATGACTGTGGGGTGGtcgc
This genomic window from Polypterus senegalus isolate Bchr_013 chromosome 12, ASM1683550v1, whole genome shotgun sequence contains:
- the pop5 gene encoding ribonuclease P/MRP protein subunit POP5, encoding MVRFKSRYLLCEISFASPNGWQHVDEKKLHRAILEAIQKVHGDFGVACCAVSFAVKYLNTYTGILLLRCRKAHYRLLWSTLAFIHQLGKKETCVITCIHVGGTIRTCQKFLIGYNKQQLLRKLPACKSEAERTALQEAVRSCSLKELQEDVVSASEEDSN